The genomic interval GCCTTTCCTATTCTTACACCCATTTAATCTCAATTTCTATCAacattaattcaacaaaatccAATTTGTGTCTTGGATCAAGCACCACCGCAACATAGAGCAAATTATTCATTTTCTCGGGATCTCCCTAGTACTTGTCAAATTTTCTTGCCACTCCTTTGATATTGTGTGAATGAAACTAATCTCATGTGCAAAAGTATTGGATGTGACATACAATGAACCTGAAACTTTCAGAGTTAGTTCATAAAATATTTGCAATAAAGCAGCAAAAGTCCTAACATTTCCCAATCGGCAATAGTCGGCCTCCCATCGAAAGTTCTCATTTCTTTATTAGGTTTATCATTTGCATCGAATACCACTTCTCAGTCATCATTCACAACACCAACCCATTTTGTGAGTTGAAGATCCAATTTAAAACATAGATCTTGTTCATCAAATCTTTTGAAAGCCCTTTCAAAttgataatattttttcgtAAAGTCCAATATTAACAATAAAGTGAGCTGTCAGACACATATAATTGATATTTTTAATCGATGTCCATGTATCTGTGGTCAAAAAAATTCTGTGATGAATTTTTCAAGAAGCTTTTTAAACTCTCTCTCAACTTCATATAAATAAACAATATCACCGAGCTCGGGGCCTgacattaaaaatttaaaataaagcaGATATAGGAAAACTATATATAtcatttatcaaatttcaaataaattatcaaAAACAGAAATTGAATCATTGTACTATAGCTTAGTTGCTAACTTCAGCTTATAAATACACTATTTCCAACTAATCTCCCTTAACATTTTTTCCCATGTCTCTCGTGAAATTGGCAACATCTAGGTAAATGAAAATAGCCCTTTCACCAacttcaaaaaataaataactcTCCATTCAGATCTTCACTgattatacataagcccacaactactaaaatgaaaaaaatcacatatctTCACCTTTATTTAGAACcttttgtaaaatataataaaaaaaatattcatccATCGTCACAATTAAATAACTTTTACATAataatacatatttttttatgaatttcagaaaataataaatatttttctaaatAGTCCAAAAGCTATTGAAAGGAAAATCGGTTAGCATATCATTCATGCGCAAGATTTTCACCTGGCGGTCGTCTCTCCGAAAACAATCAGATGGCAGTTGTCTACTCTGGAAACAATCAGAGGGAGAGTATGGAAGGAAGCCCAGATCGCCTCTCTATCATGGCCTTCCAAGTTGAAAATTGCAGACAATCTCGCGAAAACGGCATAAATAAAATGGTGTTAGGGCTTAGGTAAAATGTTAGGCTAGACAAATTATATTGGGTTGACAAGTTTGGTCAATGTATGAAAAATTAAACTTCtttataatgtatttttaatgtccatatacaatttaaattaatatatttattaaatcgaTTAATTTAGTTTAACCgattttttcaaattaaaactgAAACCGAACCTAGTTAATCGAATTAACCGATTGTGTAAAATTTCAAAATCGAACTTCAGAATTATCCGAATTGAATTTTCGaattaatttggttcggttGGTTAATTAAGTTTAATCGAAATTTTGCACACTCATACTTagcaatattatttaaatatttccctccatttaaaaggattaaaaaaataaaataaaattagcaaaaaaaattaataataatgtaaaaatatttaatgataGACAATactaattatgatttttttgtaacattattatttattttttattagcaatttacttttaaaaaatatttttatgtattaaatatttttactttattttatcatcattaatttttttcaatattATTATTCTTAATTAAGTTTTTATTactaattatattattaattcataatgttttcatttgtttatttcaaaagaaaaaaatatctaCAAAATGATAAATTATCAAGTGGGGGaaataaatgtttaaaataatgGTCTTTTGATGGTAATCCttccattttttttcttattttgtttttatttttacagtattttaaatttcaaaatatgtTCTCGCATAAAACCCGATGTTAAATTTAGGAAACAAAATAAACtcatcaaaaaatattttattaactaGCTAATTGAGTATTTTTGTCAATTTATGTGAAATATGTcaaaaaaaacataataatttGCAATACATGTGGTACTTGGCTTTTAAAAAACTTGAGGGTTTAAcaatatattaatatttcatGGGAGGTTTTACGCTGGCTAAAAGTTTCACAggttattatctcaaattgtaTTTGATAGTACATCTATTTAGAAACTTTTGGTTTTGTTTTTTTCATAATATACTAATATTAACTTTTTTTTTCAACTTTCATTGTCGTTTCAATACATTTCTTTTATTTTGATgcagattattttaaaatattaaaactaacGATTGATTTTGGAGTTCACGTCAGTTTGAATAGttatgtaacgaaccgtactttctactacttaaaatttgcggaagaattaaaaaattttcttaaatataaacattcatacggtcgtcactcaacattcatagaataatatttgaaatcaatgtcaccaactaaaatttgctaaaataaAAGTCGTCTCAAAATATCTCACATCCaaacatcatactaatcatacctagacgcagaaacaatcacccgtcgatccccaacgaagcctgcaacaaaaacttcaagaacacaattttcgtcaAAGTCGCAGTTTgcgcagtcccacgaaaaacgccataactcactcaattttcatctaaaaatctcgaattatatatcaaatcgaaggcgtcaaaaagttctacaattttctagttaaacgttttctcaaaatcccgacagaaaaatcgcagttttcatcagaacagtaagttacgagattttagatctaaaaagtgGTTCAaatgcattcaaaccattttccgctcaaacgacgaacgtcacacatggattttcacgcataaaataacacgacgcatactatgacaagatcgatgcagaaagaacatattatacgtgccttttgataataaacgttaccgaaccggcgatatcgaagcggagaAGGATGCGAGGTTGATCTGGGACGAcggtggctcgattttctttgaaAGAAACCAACGAAAATTTGCTGAAATTTTCTagaggagggggcggctgctatgggGAGAAGAACCCTAGAGTTTGTtctctctcaaaataataaaaaatctgatttttagaacttgtgtgtgttgtgtgtgttttagtgtgtgtaaaaacgtgtaagtgtgtgtgagtgtgtgtaacgtgtgtgtgtgttttaattaggagaaactctagctaaataaactatttaaaatactaataaaaagttaacacacactaatttaatcaaactttacaattaaaatgattacacaccaattttaaaagtttcaaactcttaaatctctaaatacataataatactttaaaatattaaaacttgataacttaataaatttccccatcctcaacttaaaatgaaataccacattttaaatttccaaaatcgtcaccggtctcttcctcgaCCCCGCCTCgagtaatcgcctgaaacatgaaactcgaaaacattttaacgtgcatctcataaacgtaaataattaaaataatgcatttaaataaattatgcatgactaactcctttaaaataatttaaatgctttaataatctaaataaatgcaagggttttacgtgtacgaaaTTGGGCTGTACAAGTTAgaagttatatttttattgtttttcacaCAAGTTTGTACTTGTAGCACTTGTAGCACCTGACACGTCAACTACTCAAAATACTGCgcaaaatattatgtttaatcGTTCCGCAGGTTTCTTTAATAGGAAGAATCGACTGTGCAATAAATGTTGTGAGGATTATGTGATAGAAGATTTgtaatcaaattcgaaacattaCATTATTTATAATCAGGCCATAGCTAATAGAAATTTCGTAATATATTGTCATGCATATAAAAACGGTCATAATATAAaactatcataatttcaaaaatatatcgACTCTTATAATTTCAAGAACAAATCAACTAATTATGCAAAGATTCATCACATTATCTGATCTATTTAATCCCATCAAAACAATTTGGATGAATCAGAATTCGGGTCAGAAAATCAAATATCAATGTGCCAGCAGAGATAACGAGGATTTTGGAAACGCTGAACAAAGCGCAGTCACGGAAATGGAGGTGGCGCTGGGACTAAAGCATCTCTTCCACCTTGCTTGCTGCAAACCTGGCAACAGAAATCACTTACTCAGTTCAAAGTTACGCCCTTTCTTCGTCCTCCGTTGCTACTCATCGGAGTCTTCTCCGCCGCCATTCCTGGTGGTCGCAGCCGTAGACAGTCCTCTTTAGCTTCTCTCACTTCCACCTCCGACAGAGATGCCATTCATATCAAAAaggctttttttaaaaaaaagattacATTTTGCGTCCCAAGTCGTAGCAATTTTGATTTTGAGTATTTATGTGTGGCTTTAGCATTGTTTGTCGCTGCTTGAAACTTTAAGAAATACAGAAAATTTGTAAAAGAGGGTCGTCCTTCAGCCTGTGGCTTGCAAAATTATAGGTTCTTTGCAGGCCACAAAGTGATTACAAAAACGATAACGGTTGTAGGGGAAGTGGGAATGAGAGGTGACAGAGATTGATAATGATGAATATCAAAATGACAGCATCACACTTATCCGAGCACTGACAACACATTCATTACAACTCGTGGAGGAAAAAAGCTACCAAAATTACTGAATGGTCTAATTGAATAGCAAGAATCAAATAGCATTCATGCATGGTGCCTATAAGAAAATCAATTTCTCATTCTCCACATATGTCATCACCATGCTTCAAGCCATAGGAATCTACCAAGCTCCAACAGCTAAAATCATCCTAGTTTAAAAACTTCATACTGAATTAATTTCGcaatcaaatatcaattttgttcCTAGTAGAACTGAAATAAAGGAAACTCCTTCTCGAATCCATTAGAACACAACAACAACTGAGTTTTCAGCGATATCCAAGTAACCGATGCACACAAAAAGTAAACCTCATCCATAACAATAGTAAATCATTGTATTCAACCAGAAATACTCGAGGGAGAAGAATCCTATCCTACGACAGCCGTCTCCTGCGCCTCACAGACAACTCGACCACCGCGGCCAAGAGGTTTCGAGGTGAAATTCGGCGACGTCGAAGAGCGAGCCGACTGGATCTGGAGACCTCCGAATTCATAGAACAGGAGACGGCTATGAATGGATGAGGAGTTGTTTCGGTTCGTTCATTGTTCTTAATTAAAAGGATCACGTGCGTCACGCATGTCCGTTTCAGCTATTGGATTGGGCCTAATTAGGCCCCGCCTTTTGTTATGGATTGGACAGAAGATCATTATGTAATATTGATATATCCTAAATTTTACATCATTATTCTTCGAAATATATATTGATAAATCTTTGACTTTGGATCCTTATTTTCAGAATCATCAACAGATGTTATAtcttaaattaatattattaaagaatgttgatatatgttaaatttttgacaaTATTCTTTGAAATATTTAAAGATCTGATATCTGAAATCTCATATCACAAATTTTGTTaggttaataaaataaattcaatttgtaacgtcccagattcgacgactgtcctcactgtatcaagacgagtctttccagcgtgcttatatcctcactcacacgcatcctgggaaacttcccaggtggtcacccatcccaaaattgccccaagtcaagcacgcttaattttggagttcttatgtgatgagctaccgaaaagaagatgcaccttcgtaatatgagtagtacaaatcaaatcttttaagccctcttcaactgtgcagtccattacattgaacagtctcggatccctctcattccggtatgggatcggttcattcatgtccccttcacctagaagcctgccaggagccgctcattgtccgtgcaactgatggcaccggcgatcaccccccgccctcttcggccccgggcctcacatgcccactaaaatgtcacgccccgagaccggggttagtcgacaccggcgttattcaacaatcacataattgctaaacaacaagcctcgtagtacagtataaaccaaaaccagtttatatcataaatacCATAAAAATGGAGTCGTCATTACAATAGTAACTCTGAAAAATATAAACATCTGCGGAAGCGTTTTTAACTTGAATTAAAACTCACAAGAACATATTCTTAATAAAAATTCTTCATGCGTCCATTATCGGTCCAAAAACTGGTGTCTTATTCTTCTTTCCCtatttcttcttctgatttatctggggatggtagagtaaggggtgagtattttagaaaatactcagcaagtgggggccgttcgagtacaataaaaaacaacatgcaattttcgaaatataCATACCATGCAAACATAATTTATACCACGTGCGCATCATTAACCCGACACTGAGATTCATCTACTttcaatggtttactgatatcagtccctaatttttactcctctaaggggacgAGGCCGTATAGCAGTTATCTCCCCCACCGCGTCAGGGTACgtatggttgggattcccacccatatcaAGTTGAATTCTCACAGTGTCAAAACATTTATTCATGCAAAATATCGTAACCAGAAGGGGTAGAAGAAGAATTGTACTCGCCCGAATTTTTATAAAACCGAAAATATATGCATCgaaattcaataatttaaaacaatccCACTTACCTTGAATTCTTGATGAAAAAACGTGAAAAAGACTAAGATTGCTTGCAcaggaattttcgaaaattcctcTTCGACGGCTGGACTgcggcagcgcttcgctgtGCTCAAAATTCCTAAGAAGACTAGAGGCACAAATCTCGAAATTTTGAGTGATATGAGGTGTGATTTTCGAGTCTACAGggccctcctatttataggggttggctgctatcgTGATCAAGAGTTTTAGTGCGTTTAAATTCTGAATCAAATCTCATCTCAAATCTTAGACATTTATCAGCTtatttttttttcgaaattccTTAATAAATCCTTAGattgataacccaaaaattatctcTTATATTCTGACTGATTTAATATTCAAGATTACACCATCTTAGCATAatcaattttttaatttgatatgatcatgatacTACGAAATCTCGGGTTTTACACAACTTGTATGAATTACTTCAAAAGAATCAATATAAAACCAAAAAGTTGGTGGGTTTTTTTTCTCCCTATTTTCCCCTTCATATTCAAAGCCTCAGTTTAATTAAAGAATGTTGTTATGGCAAAAACACAAGAGTTCATGAAAATAACCCtttcccatatatatatatatatatatatatatatatatatatatgtgtgtgtgtgtgtgtgtgtgtgtgtgtgtgaaattaaatataatttcatcGAAAATCAGAAACACAATAAGTAGTGATTATTCTTGCTGCCCATGCACACTCTTCTTCATTTACGTTATGGGTAATGGCAACCTCCATAAGCTGCAAATTAAACATCAACATAAGTAATGATAATAATACTGAAAAATGGAGAAAGAAATGAAAATTTGTTTTACATGGATCTTGTGTAACTATAACACCAACTGCTTCCAAACAATGGGCGTCCTCACGGCGATATAAGAGATTGAGAACGAATGATGCATGATTACGCACTGTGTTGGGATAATAGCACTGGGAAAATGAAACAATCGGGGAACAATTTACGATATTTCCACATGCGATATCTATAACTGCTTGCAAATTATACTCCGGGGCAGTGGAGGTCGCCACACACCATGTCTTTGCCTTTAAGAAGAAAGAGAAATAAAATCGCAAAACGATGCAAAAATCACATGGTAATATCATAttcaataattttaatgaaatataTCTTTATCAAACAATAGCAACTTACTGGTCCTTGAGCATTACATTTCCATGTAGCGACTGCAAAAAAGATTGAAACAATTAGAAGCAatgagatttttttattttccattGTTCTTCTTGATATGCCAATTAAGTTGTGAAAATTAAGGTATTAATTGCAAGTTTTTTGGCTTTAAATAGATGGGAAATTCATGGCATAAATCTGTAATATCGAATGAGATTACAGATTCTCATGCGAGACACAATTTAACAACCATAATATTTTACCAGATTACACActttactaaataaattaagGTAAAGTTTATGATTTCAATCGAATAGAAATTTATTAAACAAAGTACTGCCTGTTACATGCATGGAATATACACACAATATATATAGCAGAAGACTAAATCctaattcatattcaatatatttgaaatttttttgtatAATTATAAAGATTCAACTATAATATCTCATATATTTAGAAAGATTTTAACTATTAAGTCGGATTTAATTAGTCTTCTGCTATATTTTGTGTATATTCGATGTAAACAAATTTATTTCTTTTCTATTAATATATTACAATATCATGAGACCATATTAATTATGTTGATGTTTTGCAGCTTATGGAGGTTGCCATTTTACATAACGTACATGAAGAAGAGTGTGGGTAGTAAAGAATAATCACTTCTTACTTattgtgtttctgatttggatgaaaaaatatatttaatttcaatttttccaTTACATATATTTTTTACTGTTTAATCTTTTATTTTAACTAGTAAATTATGCACACACATTGTGTGTAGTGTATAAAATTAtaatcataatttaaataagattttttttattaaatgcttaactttatgttttatttaataataattgataGAAATTAGTTAGAGATCATAGTGCAATTTGAGATGGGTAATACTGAAAATAAGTTGTGGctattttgagaaaaaaatgtTTGTGTAAGAGCAATTTCGGAAACAAAATATGATCGATTCTTTATATAATGGTATAGATAATCTGACTAAATTTGTGATATAAGATTTCGGATCTATTAATGCTTTCAAAAGAATATTTACCTAAAATCTAAGAGTTATCAatattattgaaaaatattgattGAATATATAGCATTTGTTATTGTTCGTGAAAAATATGGATCCAAGGTCAAATATTTGTCAACATATATTTCCGATAAATATTGATATGAAATTTAAGATATCAATATTTGTAAAATATTGATCTAAGATGTAAGATTTGTAAATATTTCCATAAAATATTGATTCAATATGAATATTTATCAATATTCAGGAAAATAATGTCATAAGATATACAATTTATTGATAGTTGTAAATAATATCTATCAAAATTTAAGATTAGTCAACTTTATACCGATATATGATCAAAGATTTATCGATACTTCTGAATAATATTGATAAGAAATTCAAAATCTAAGAGTTGGTATTTTTAAAGAATATTAATGCAAGATATGTattagttaatatttaattaaaaatattgatgTAAACATTTTTCAATATTAATCCTGAATATTTATTGATATAAGATTGGATAATATTAATTTGAGGTCAATCAAGAccatataattttgtttttttcgtatatatacatattttatcTACTCAAATTTCTTGtcagttttcttttaaatatgattttatatcCCCATGGATTATATTATTGACAAAGTATTGCCATGCTTAGCCATCACATGACTCTGGTGTAAATCTTGTTTTTTGGGCAAAAGTAGTACTAGTTATTTTTATCGTCATATACATTATGCACTAAAATTTCAAGCATGACCTTTGAAGATTTATTTTTGACTCTTGTGATTTCCCCGTCGCAACATTCATTAAACTGAGACTTTGAAtatgaaagaaaaaaatgataTCCTACCGTAGGGGTCTTGCCTTCACTAAATCAAGTGGTCATCATTTGTCTAAATATGTGAGATTAGTGATTGACCTCATAtaattactttttttttatgaaattgtGGTCATTAAATTTATCGTGAGGGTAATTCCTTCTGGTTAAGTTGAACCGTAGTTAATAGACAGGCCCATAGAAGCTGGTTGGACTGGACTACCCATTCTCTTAATGGTCTACCCTGTAGTCCTAATATCTATTTTACAATGTCAAAAGAAAACGATTTTTATCCATTGTTATTGAGAGGAAAATGTAACGCTcgaaaatttaagaaaaatCCACTTAGATCACATGAAATTATTTGGGTGCTAGATACTACATATTTAATAAAATGGAttgttaaattaatatttttaatgatatTTTTGTTTAGCTATAATTTTTCAGGCATGATGGTTTTGAAATGTTTTTCTGGAAGAAAATACTCGAGCAATGTAGATGTTAATTAAGAAATCATTATTACCTTTAAAgttttggtgattgacaaaatcaaaacaatatCTAACTATTTCAGGAAACATCAGCAATTTATCTTGTAAAACAAGAACACTTCAACCGCTTAGATTTCAACCGTTTGCAGCAGAAGGACTTCAACCGTTATAAGAATTTCACCCGGAATTTCAAGAACTTCAACCACTTCATTAAAGAACTATTCATTGTTCACTTAATAAAAGATATTATGTGACCGTTCAGGACATTAAATGGTTTTGCACCACTACAAGTCAATCATGTCCCACACCAGTCCCGATAAAGATCTTCATTTATGTCATTTTCCCAAAATAGAAAGATTATCTTAACATCCTACAAGTTCTAATGGAGCTAACATTTATTACAAAATGCATCAACTTTGCAAAGAAACGAGATTCAAAGCTGCACAAGCAAAGAGGGCATTAAATATTTACTGAGAAACATTTAATATATTTGCATCTGATGCTGGCATATCATTCCATCCCTCAATactttatatattaaataaaaggtAATTTGTAAAATGCGTAGGTTTTCataagacgatctcacggatctttattcgtgagacgggtcaatcatgtccatatttacaataaaagtaatatatttgacaaaaaaataatattttttcgtggatgacccatataaaatatctgtttcacaaaattgacccgtgagaccatctcatatGAGTTTTTGTGTTGTAAAATTGATAATGCGTATATCAAAATTAGTTATTATATTAAATCTtgattgatttatcagttgGCAACTTGGCTTTGCATATGGACTTCAAGTGTTCACACATTAAAGATCATATTAAATGTGCTGTtttaatcaatatttttaaTTGCAAATTACTATATTTGTTTCCCATCAAAATATTTGACTACTATATATAACAAATCACGTGAATGAAAAGTCAAATAAATTACCTTTTATTTGAATCATTCTTCACCTACACATACTGATGTATTCATTAAATTGCCTGGCCTTTTGTGAATTTTCCATCAAAAGGATACTGTCAAATACAAATTTAATACATCAAATTGCCTGGCCTTGTGTGATTTTTCCGTCAAAAGGATACTTTCAAATACAAATTTGTATGCATCTGTCTTGTTCTATTGATTGTTCACGTTTActcaaaagttttaaaaaacaaGATTCCTATAtagaattttttatattaaatatattttttaacccCATATGGGAAAATATATACATTTGGTTCGGCGGTTGAGTCTCTCAATAATTTTGACTAAACTTAGTTCGATTCTTATGCCCtacatttttattaaaattttcagTAATAGGGGAGGGTGTGCAATCTCTCTATTCGGTTACTGACCGAACCGAACAGTTATATAATCGATTTTTTTTCCGAATAACTGaactgtgaggcccggggccgaagagggcggggggtgaacgccggtgccatcagttgcacggacaatgagcggctcctggcaggcttctaggtgaagggaacatgaatgaaccgacccacacgggaatgagagggattccgagactgggcaatgtaatggactgaacagttgaagagggcttaaaagatttgattggtactactcatatcacaaaggtgcatcttcttttcggtagctcatcacataagaactccacagttaagcgtgcttgacttggggaaattttgggatgggtgacctcctgagaagtttcctaaggtgcgtgtgagtgaggacataagcacgctggaaagactcgtcttgatacagtgaggacagtcgtcaaatctggggcgttacaagtggtatcagagccgacctctcttagtacggtgtggttcggggacgaaccaagcggaagctggtgggcatgtgaggcccggggccgaagagggcggggggtgaacgccggtgccatcagttgcacggacaatgagcggctcctggcaggcttctaggtgaagggaacatgaatgaaccgacccacacgggaatgagaggggttccgagactgggcaatgtaatggactgaacagttgaagagggcttaaaagatttgattggtactactcatatcacgaaggtgcatcttcttttcggtagctcatcacataagaactccacagttaagcgtgcttgacttggggcaattttgggatgggtgacctcctgggaagtttcctagggtgcgtgtgagtgaggacataagcacgctggaaagactcgtcttgatacagtgaggacagtcgtcaaatctggggcgttacatgaACCAACCGAAATATTCATAGAAATCGAATTATTCATACCGGTTTTTTCGGTTATCGTACGAAATAACCGATATCTTTTAAAAAAGTACGAATTttaacaaaaaagaaaaaaagaaaacaatGCAAAGCTCATAAATAACAAGAAATATTtaacaaaatatataaataataaataaaaataatgaaataaaattattggATGAATAGATATATAAAGATAATTGATATAAGGATCAAGGAAACAACTACATACCATTTTAGCCCCACAAGACAATTCAATAAGATGATTTCTGAAGCACTGCCTACAATTTATGTATCAACATGAGTATTAAgttaaaaacattttttaaagATAGCAAATGTCCGATTCAATCTGAATCCAACCAATAACGACAAATATGGGTTTTGTAGTCAAGACCCAAGAAATTAACTtgcaaataaaaaataacactaTAACTCCAATCAAATTCAAACAGTACAAAACATGATACAACCAAACTTAACAGATACACATTTGAAGATATTACAATCACCAAATGTCTCTCGTGAAATTGGCAACATCTAGATAATTGAAAATAGCTCTTTCACCAACTTCAGAAAATAAATAACGCTCCATTCAGATCTTCACTgattatacataagcccacaactactaaaatgaaaaaaatcacatatctTCACCTTTATTTAGAACcttttgtaaaatataataaaaatattcatcCATCGTCACAATTAAATAACTTTTAcataataatacataaatttttatgaatttcagaaaataataaatatttttctaaatAGTCAAAAAGCTATTTGAAGGAAAATCAGTTAGCATATCATTCATGCGCAAGATTTTCACTTGGCGGTCGTCTACTCTGAAAACAATCAGATGGCGGTTGTCCACTATCGAAACAATCAGAGGGAGAGTATGGAAGGAAGCCCAGATCGCCCCTCTATCATGGCCTTCCAAGTTGAAAGTTGCAAAAATCTCGCGCAATCGGCAGAAATAAA from Primulina eburnea isolate SZY01 chromosome 17, ASM2296580v1, whole genome shotgun sequence carries:
- the LOC140818296 gene encoding major pollen allergen Ole e 10-like — protein: MENKKISLLLIVSIFFAVATWKCNAQGPAKTWCVATSTAPEYNLQAVIDIACGNIVNCSPIVSFSQCYYPNTVRNHASFVLNLLYRREDAHCLEAVGVIVTQDPSYGGCHYP